From a region of the Candidatus Rokuibacteriota bacterium genome:
- a CDS encoding aldo/keto reductase, which translates to MHYRTLGQSTLTVSNLGFGCMPLSGIYGKCDEKEAIAVIQHALDRGVNFLDSSDMYGWGHNEELLGRALKGRREQAVLATKFGQVRNPSGANLVNGRPEYVLQACDASLKRLGVDVIDLYYQHRVDPSVPIEDTVGAMKRLIEQGKVRYLGLSEAAPETIRRAHAVHPLSAVQTEYSLLYRAEAEETLPTCRQLGISFVAYSPLGRGFLTGRIQTPGDIPEGDRRRDHPRFQDKNFFHNLELAHRIEQIAKEKGCTPAQLVLAWLLAQGPGIVPIPGTKRKERVDENAGALEVGLDASDVQRISEAVPSGAASGSRYPEPQMKAVYL; encoded by the coding sequence TCGGCTGCATGCCGCTGTCAGGCATCTACGGGAAGTGCGACGAGAAGGAGGCCATCGCGGTGATCCAGCACGCGCTCGACCGCGGCGTCAACTTCCTCGACTCGTCCGACATGTACGGGTGGGGCCACAACGAGGAACTCCTGGGCCGGGCGCTCAAAGGCCGGCGGGAGCAGGCGGTGCTCGCCACCAAGTTCGGCCAGGTCAGGAACCCGAGCGGCGCGAACCTGGTCAACGGCAGGCCCGAGTACGTCCTCCAGGCCTGCGATGCCAGCCTCAAGCGGCTCGGCGTGGACGTGATCGACCTCTACTACCAGCACCGCGTGGATCCGAGCGTGCCCATCGAAGATACGGTCGGCGCGATGAAAAGGCTGATCGAGCAGGGCAAGGTGCGCTACCTTGGGCTCTCGGAGGCCGCGCCCGAGACCATCCGTCGAGCCCACGCCGTCCACCCCCTGAGCGCGGTCCAGACCGAGTACTCGCTCCTCTACCGCGCCGAGGCCGAGGAGACGCTCCCCACCTGCCGCCAGCTCGGCATCTCCTTCGTGGCGTACTCCCCGCTCGGGCGCGGCTTCCTGACCGGCAGGATCCAGACCCCGGGCGACATCCCCGAAGGCGACCGGCGCCGCGACCACCCGCGCTTCCAGGACAAGAACTTCTTCCACAACCTGGAGCTGGCGCACCGGATCGAGCAGATCGCGAAGGAGAAGGGCTGCACGCCCGCGCAGCTCGTGCTGGCCTGGCTCCTGGCACAGGGCCCGGGTATCGTCCCGATCCCCGGCACCAAGCGGAAAGAGCGCGTGGACGAGAACGCGGGCGCGCTGGAGGTCGGGCTCGATGCGTCCGACGTCCAGCGCATCTCGGAGGCCGTCCCCTCGGGAGCCGCTTCGGGCTCGCGTTACCCAGAGCCGCAGATGAAGGCGGTGTACCTGTAG